From the Alloalcanivorax dieselolei B5 genome, one window contains:
- a CDS encoding deoxyguanosinetriphosphate triphosphohydrolase, which produces MHWEHLLNKERLGHRDAKDETGRTAFLRDHDKIIFSGAFRRLARKTQVHPLATNDHVHNRLTHSLEVSCVGRTLGIQVGERLERLKLLPAGTNATDLGDIVQSACLAHDIGNPPFGHTGERAIRAWFQERGQRYLELLSPAQQSDLIYFEGNAQGFRILTKSEYHQYQDGMRLTYATLATFLKYPWLSAQAGESGIKPGKYSAFVSETGAFREVCQATGLRPLDADRYCRHPLAYLMEAADDFCYAIIDLEDGLEMDLLHWDEVYALLQPALPDTAEVRSLVHSGLRDGRKAALLRGKIIERFIEAGVEAFIANHQRLLEGRMDGDLLHHCEPVVHDVVENAKQLARGKVFEHPRKIELEIGAFEVMGALLDGLIDAALSHARGTARNYRHERIIDLIGRHSFPDDLPNLPEQERIYQCIMRALDFLSGMTDNYATYLAKQFSGMAETRY; this is translated from the coding sequence ATGCATTGGGAACACCTGCTCAACAAGGAGCGCCTGGGACACCGCGACGCCAAGGATGAAACCGGGCGCACCGCCTTTCTGCGCGACCACGACAAGATCATCTTTTCCGGCGCCTTCCGGCGCCTGGCCCGCAAGACCCAGGTACACCCGCTGGCCACCAACGACCACGTGCACAACCGTCTCACCCATTCCCTGGAGGTGTCGTGCGTGGGCCGGACCTTGGGCATCCAGGTGGGTGAGCGCTTGGAACGCCTGAAGCTGTTGCCGGCGGGCACCAACGCCACCGACCTTGGCGACATCGTGCAATCCGCGTGCCTGGCCCATGACATCGGCAACCCGCCGTTCGGCCATACCGGCGAGCGAGCCATCCGAGCCTGGTTCCAGGAGCGGGGCCAGCGTTATCTGGAACTGCTCAGCCCCGCCCAACAATCCGATCTGATTTACTTCGAAGGCAATGCCCAGGGTTTCCGCATTCTCACCAAAAGCGAGTACCACCAATACCAGGATGGCATGCGTCTAACCTACGCCACTCTGGCCACCTTTCTCAAATATCCCTGGTTATCCGCCCAGGCCGGCGAAAGCGGCATCAAACCGGGCAAGTACAGCGCCTTCGTCTCCGAGACCGGGGCGTTCCGGGAAGTCTGCCAGGCCACTGGACTGCGCCCCCTGGACGCGGACCGCTATTGCCGCCATCCCCTGGCCTACCTGATGGAGGCAGCGGACGATTTCTGCTACGCCATCATCGATCTGGAGGACGGTCTGGAGATGGATCTGCTGCACTGGGACGAGGTCTATGCCTTGCTGCAACCGGCGCTGCCGGACACCGCCGAAGTACGCAGCCTGGTGCACTCCGGACTGCGCGATGGCCGTAAGGCGGCGCTGCTGCGGGGCAAGATCATTGAACGCTTTATCGAGGCCGGCGTCGAGGCCTTCATCGCCAATCACCAGCGCTTGCTGGAAGGGCGCATGGACGGGGATCTGCTGCACCATTGTGAGCCGGTGGTACACGATGTGGTGGAGAACGCCAAGCAACTGGCCCGCGGCAAGGTGTTCGAGCACCCACGCAAAATCGAACTGGAAATCGGCGCCTTCGAGGTCATGGGCGCCCTGCTCGACGGCCTGATCGACGCGGCGTTGTCCCACGCCCGTGGCACCGCGCGCAATTACCGCCACGAGCGCATCATCGACCTGATCGGCCGTCACAGCTTCCCCGATGACCTGCCCAACCTGCCGGAACAGGAGCGCATTTATCAGTGCATCATGCGGGCGCTGGATTTCCTCTCCGGCATGACCGACAACTACGCCACTTATCTGGCCAAGCAGTTCTCGGGGATGGCGGAAACCCGCTACTGA
- a CDS encoding glutathione peroxidase — protein sequence MSIYDYNAVTLDGEERSLADFKGKVLLIVNTASKCGFTPQYKGLQALYQRYKDRGLVVLGFPCNQFGHQEPGDEVEIGAFCEKNYGVDFPMFAKIDVNGSDAHPLYRYLKSEAPGLLGSEGIKWNFTKFLVDQSGRVVRRYAPKDKPEALAADIEKALKAVDS from the coding sequence ATGAGTATCTACGACTATAACGCCGTCACCCTGGACGGCGAGGAGCGCTCCCTGGCCGATTTCAAAGGCAAGGTGCTTTTGATCGTCAACACCGCCAGCAAATGCGGTTTTACGCCCCAGTACAAAGGGCTGCAGGCGCTGTATCAACGCTACAAGGATCGCGGCCTGGTGGTGTTGGGCTTTCCCTGTAACCAGTTTGGTCACCAGGAGCCCGGCGATGAAGTGGAGATTGGTGCCTTCTGTGAAAAGAACTACGGCGTCGACTTTCCCATGTTCGCCAAAATCGACGTTAACGGCAGCGATGCTCATCCCCTTTATCGCTACCTCAAATCGGAAGCCCCCGGCCTGCTCGGCAGCGAAGGCATCAAATGGAACTTCACCAAGTTCCTGGTCGACCAAAGCGGCCGTGTGGTACGTCGCTACGCCCCCAAGGATAAACCGGAAGCGTTGGCAGCGGACATTGAGAAGGCCTTAAAAGCAGTTGACAGTTGA
- a CDS encoding ABC transporter ATP-binding protein, with amino-acid sequence MTAIEMRSVRHGYGRTTVLHDLSLTVGEGEVLGLFGHNGAGKTTTMKLILGVLRADAGEVRVLGVSAGEARARRELGYLPENVSFYPQLSGRETLAYFARLKGVPVSGIAALLDQVGLTDAADRRVRTYSKGMRQRLGLAQALLGEPRLLLLDEPTVGLDPIATADLYALIDDLRRRGTAVVLCSHVLAGVESYIDRAAILCQGRLRALGSLPELQREAGLRWRLTSLQVDPQGRTLRCERTVAAKEKMAWLRALSGQPETVDVEVRAPSLEDLYRHFQGAAGRRERV; translated from the coding sequence ATGACAGCGATTGAGATGCGTTCGGTACGGCACGGTTATGGCCGCACCACGGTGCTGCACGATCTGAGCCTGACGGTGGGGGAAGGTGAGGTGCTGGGCCTGTTCGGCCATAACGGCGCCGGCAAAACCACCACCATGAAACTGATTCTCGGCGTATTGCGGGCGGATGCCGGAGAGGTGCGGGTGCTGGGCGTGTCGGCGGGGGAAGCACGGGCCCGCCGCGAACTCGGTTACCTGCCCGAGAACGTCAGTTTCTATCCACAACTCAGTGGGCGGGAGACCCTGGCCTATTTCGCCCGTTTGAAGGGCGTGCCGGTGTCCGGCATCGCAGCGCTGCTCGATCAGGTGGGCCTGACGGACGCCGCCGATCGCCGGGTCCGCACCTACTCCAAGGGGATGCGTCAGCGCCTGGGGCTGGCCCAGGCGCTGCTCGGTGAACCCCGCCTTTTGCTGCTGGATGAGCCCACGGTGGGGCTGGATCCCATCGCCACCGCGGACCTGTATGCGCTGATCGACGATCTGCGCCGCCGTGGCACGGCGGTGGTGCTGTGCTCCCATGTGCTGGCCGGGGTGGAGAGCTATATCGATCGCGCCGCCATCTTGTGCCAGGGTCGGCTCAGGGCGCTGGGCAGCCTGCCAGAGTTGCAACGGGAAGCGGGATTGCGCTGGCGTTTGACCAGCCTGCAGGTGGATCCGCAGGGGCGCACCCTCCGATGCGAACGAACCGTGGCGGCGAAGGAAAAAATGGCCTGGTTGCGCGCTCTGTCAGGCCAGCCGGAAACCGTGGACGTGGAGGTGCGGGCGCCGTCCCTGGAGGACCTCTATCGTCATTTTCAGGGCGCCGCCGGGCGGAGGGAGCGAGTGTGA
- a CDS encoding type 1 glutamine amidotransferase domain-containing protein, with the protein MNLDKPLLMLVTSAGQMGQGQQTGLWLEEFAVPYGLFRDAGIPLQVASPLGGKVPVDPRSVPDDAEKDAWQDAIIALQDTRALEDIWEDGFAGVFVPGGHGAMFDMPDHPMVARVLNRTWEQGGLVSAVCHGPAALVGARDGAGKPLVEGRVVSCFSNEEEHEVGLDDVMPFLLENRLRELGAEISNGDMFKPRVVEDGNLITGQNPQSSTVVAEAILKRLLSR; encoded by the coding sequence ATGAATCTGGACAAACCCCTACTGATGTTGGTGACCAGTGCCGGTCAAATGGGACAAGGGCAACAAACCGGCCTGTGGCTTGAGGAATTTGCTGTGCCCTATGGTCTGTTTCGTGATGCCGGTATCCCGCTGCAGGTGGCCAGCCCGCTCGGCGGCAAGGTGCCGGTGGATCCGCGCTCGGTGCCGGATGACGCCGAGAAGGACGCCTGGCAGGACGCGATCATCGCGTTGCAGGATACCCGGGCTTTGGAGGACATCTGGGAAGACGGCTTCGCCGGCGTCTTCGTGCCCGGCGGCCATGGCGCCATGTTCGATATGCCGGATCATCCCATGGTGGCGCGGGTACTTAACCGTACCTGGGAACAGGGCGGGCTGGTCAGCGCCGTGTGCCATGGCCCGGCGGCGCTGGTGGGCGCCCGCGACGGCGCCGGCAAGCCGTTGGTGGAAGGCCGCGTGGTAAGCTGCTTCAGCAACGAGGAAGAACACGAAGTCGGGCTCGACGACGTCATGCCCTTCCTGCTGGAGAACCGGCTGCGCGAACTGGGCGCGGAAATCAGCAACGGTGACATGTTCAAGCCGCGCGTGGTGGAGGACGGCAACCTGATCACCGGTCAGAACCCGCAGTCCAGCACGGTGGTGGCGGAGGCCATCCTCAAACGATTACTGTCCCGGTAA
- a CDS encoding nitrous oxide reductase family maturation protein NosD, whose product MAVLRRIGLFCLALWGASGMTAQAGMPSRDLIAVATAAPEENRWRVPVGIHRGRFRIDREGAEVICEAGAVLDAEGYGNGLTIAATNVRVSGCSLRNWGKDLTAMDAGVFIEKGATGTTLRDNQLSGPGFGIWVDGAAEVTVSGNRIRGDTSLRSQDRGNGIHLYAVTGALVTGNRVRETRDGIYIDTSNGNRLQGNVLEDLRYGIHYMFSHDNKVVGNTTRRTRTGYALMQSRALWVEGNCSEDDQNYGILMNYITYSTLRGNRIHGVRRGATGDAMISGAEGKALFVYNSLYNDITDNRFEQSTLGIHLTAGSEDNQLSGNHFIGNQQQVKYVATRTQEWSRQGRGNYWSDYLGWDRDGDGIGDVPYQPNDDLDRLLWLYPQARLLMSSPSVSLLRWAQNAFPVTRSPGVRDSHPLMMVDETAVEICHDSD is encoded by the coding sequence ATGGCGGTGCTGAGACGAATCGGGTTGTTTTGCCTGGCGCTGTGGGGCGCGTCCGGCATGACGGCCCAGGCCGGGATGCCATCCCGCGACCTCATTGCCGTGGCGACGGCGGCCCCGGAGGAGAACCGCTGGCGTGTGCCGGTGGGGATCCACCGGGGGCGTTTTCGCATTGACCGGGAGGGCGCCGAAGTGATTTGCGAGGCCGGCGCGGTGCTGGACGCGGAAGGCTACGGCAACGGTCTGACCATTGCCGCCACCAATGTGCGGGTCAGTGGCTGCTCCTTGCGTAACTGGGGCAAAGACCTGACCGCCATGGATGCCGGGGTGTTCATCGAGAAGGGCGCCACCGGCACCACGTTACGGGACAACCAGCTCAGCGGACCCGGCTTTGGGATCTGGGTGGACGGTGCCGCCGAGGTCACGGTCAGCGGTAATCGTATCCGCGGAGACACTTCGCTGCGCTCACAGGATCGTGGCAATGGCATTCATCTGTACGCCGTAACCGGGGCCCTGGTGACCGGCAACCGGGTGCGTGAAACCCGCGATGGCATCTACATCGACACCTCCAACGGCAACCGCCTGCAAGGCAATGTGCTGGAGGACCTGCGCTACGGCATTCACTACATGTTTTCCCATGACAACAAAGTGGTCGGCAACACCACCCGGCGCACCCGCACCGGCTACGCCCTGATGCAAAGCCGTGCTCTGTGGGTTGAGGGCAACTGCTCCGAAGATGATCAGAACTACGGCATCCTGATGAACTACATCACCTATTCCACCCTGCGTGGCAACCGGATTCACGGTGTGCGCCGTGGAGCCACCGGCGACGCCATGATCAGTGGCGCCGAAGGCAAAGCGCTGTTCGTTTACAACTCACTGTACAACGACATCACCGACAACCGTTTTGAACAAAGCACCCTGGGCATCCATCTGACCGCCGGTTCCGAGGACAACCAGCTCAGCGGCAACCATTTCATCGGCAATCAACAACAGGTGAAGTACGTGGCCACCCGCACCCAGGAATGGTCACGACAGGGCAGAGGCAACTACTGGAGTGACTACCTGGGTTGGGACCGAGACGGTGACGGCATCGGCGACGTGCCGTATCAGCCCAACGACGATTTGGACCGGCTGTTGTGGCTGTACCCCCAGGCCCGGCTGCTGATGAGTAGCCCGTCCGTGAGCCTGTTGCGCTGGGCACAGAACGCGTTCCCGGTAACGCGCTCACCGGGCGTGCGCGACAGCCACCCCTTGATGATGGTGGACGAGACCGCCGTGGAGATCTGTCATGACAGCGATTGA
- a CDS encoding TonB-dependent receptor family protein, whose protein sequence is MRYPVLLSPVLLLPCLGQGAQPIPLETVTVTTPRQNQALLDTPAAVTVVDSQAHGEGRPNLQLDETLNRVPGLFFQNRYNFAQNLRISSRGFGARAPFGVRGLHLRVDGLPYTLPDGQSQVDAIDLDRLRQVEVLRGPASSLYGNAAGGVLLLNSDDGGSQPPGAHLRVAGGSDDYRKLGATLYQRDENNDYALGVSALSFDGQRQQSRVEKYQLNGKWRHALANGGRITTLLDVLDIPTAEDPGGLTRAQAHEDGDQASRFSNLLDAGQVVRQQRLGWVWDQPTKQGAWQGYLHYTHRDFEQQLPFPGSSELGYERQFYGTGLRHAGQAGKLNYVVGAEVNRQEDDRDRYQVSASGERQGRTADEQQNATAAGLFAQATLPLNEYWSWTFGGRLDRLQLSIDDRFLADGNDDGHRRFTERSYSTGLNWRLHPRHQLFANIGSAFESPTFTEFANPDGGGFNPDLEPQKAVNGEIGARGDLSGTVQYELTLFTVRTRDEIVPFEQDGRTFYENAGRTRRDGVELGLSWYPDDWNRISAAWTYGNYRFRRFQESGESLRDHRLPGLPEHQLYLEWQRDYRGGTFTSLETLMISSVYAENGNDTRVGGYALVNGRVGHRWRLAGGNQLTTYLAAHNLLDRDYYANIRINANSDRPLASRGYFEPGPGRTWVAGMEIKL, encoded by the coding sequence ATGCGATATCCGGTTCTGCTGTCCCCCGTGCTGCTTTTACCCTGCCTTGGCCAAGGCGCCCAGCCGATTCCCCTGGAGACGGTGACCGTGACCACGCCCCGTCAGAACCAGGCGCTGCTGGACACGCCAGCGGCGGTAACAGTGGTGGACAGTCAGGCTCACGGCGAGGGCCGCCCGAACCTGCAACTGGACGAGACCCTCAACCGGGTCCCCGGCCTGTTCTTTCAGAACCGCTATAATTTCGCCCAGAACCTGCGCATCTCCAGCCGTGGCTTCGGCGCCCGCGCGCCCTTCGGCGTGCGTGGCTTGCATCTGCGTGTGGACGGCCTGCCCTATACCCTGCCGGACGGCCAGTCCCAGGTGGATGCCATTGACCTGGACCGGCTGCGGCAAGTGGAGGTGCTGCGTGGCCCGGCCTCTTCCCTGTACGGCAACGCCGCCGGCGGCGTGCTGTTGCTGAACAGCGACGACGGCGGCAGCCAGCCTCCCGGGGCGCACTTGCGTGTGGCCGGCGGTAGCGACGACTACCGCAAGCTCGGCGCCACGCTGTATCAGCGGGACGAGAACAATGACTACGCGTTGGGCGTTTCCGCCCTGTCCTTCGATGGCCAGCGGCAACAAAGCCGGGTGGAGAAATATCAACTTAACGGCAAATGGCGGCACGCTCTTGCCAACGGCGGCCGCATCACCACCTTGCTGGACGTGCTGGACATTCCCACCGCCGAGGATCCCGGCGGCCTGACCCGGGCCCAGGCGCACGAGGATGGTGATCAGGCCTCTCGCTTCTCCAACCTGCTCGACGCCGGCCAGGTGGTGCGCCAGCAACGACTGGGCTGGGTCTGGGATCAGCCCACGAAGCAAGGCGCCTGGCAGGGTTATCTACACTACACCCACCGCGATTTCGAACAGCAGTTACCCTTCCCGGGCAGCAGCGAGCTGGGCTATGAGCGGCAATTCTACGGCACCGGCCTGCGCCATGCCGGCCAGGCCGGAAAGCTCAACTACGTGGTCGGCGCCGAAGTGAACCGGCAGGAGGATGATCGTGACCGTTATCAGGTCAGTGCCAGCGGCGAGCGCCAGGGCCGCACCGCCGATGAACAGCAGAACGCCACCGCCGCCGGACTGTTCGCCCAGGCCACCCTGCCACTGAATGAGTACTGGTCCTGGACCTTCGGCGGACGTCTGGACCGATTGCAGCTGTCCATCGACGACCGCTTTCTGGCGGACGGCAACGACGACGGCCATCGCCGTTTCACCGAACGCAGTTACAGCACCGGATTGAACTGGCGGCTCCATCCCCGCCATCAATTGTTCGCCAACATCGGCTCCGCCTTCGAGAGCCCCACCTTCACCGAATTCGCCAATCCCGACGGCGGCGGCTTCAACCCGGACCTGGAACCGCAAAAAGCCGTGAATGGTGAGATCGGTGCCCGTGGCGACCTGTCCGGCACCGTGCAGTACGAACTGACCCTGTTCACCGTCCGCACCCGCGACGAGATCGTGCCTTTCGAGCAGGACGGCCGCACCTTCTATGAAAACGCCGGCCGTACCCGGCGGGATGGTGTGGAACTGGGACTGAGCTGGTACCCGGACGATTGGAACCGGATCAGCGCCGCCTGGACCTATGGCAATTACCGGTTCCGCCGTTTCCAGGAAAGCGGCGAATCCCTGCGGGACCATCGTCTGCCGGGACTGCCTGAACACCAGCTCTACCTGGAATGGCAGCGGGACTATCGCGGCGGCACCTTCACCAGTCTGGAAACCCTGATGATCAGCTCGGTCTACGCGGAGAACGGCAACGATACCCGGGTCGGCGGCTACGCTCTGGTCAACGGCCGGGTCGGCCACCGCTGGCGGCTCGCCGGCGGTAACCAACTGACCACCTACCTCGCCGCCCATAACCTGCTGGACCGGGACTACTACGCCAACATCCGCATCAACGCCAACAGCGACCGCCCACTGGCCAGCCGCGGCTACTTCGAGCCCGGCCCGGGACGGACCTGGGTGGCGGGGATGGAAATAAAGCTTTGA
- a CDS encoding ABC transporter permease produces the protein MTVLWFIAMKELRDALRNRWLLAISVLFAVLAVGIAWFGAAASGVVGFTNVPATMASLSTLATLLIPLIALMLAYDAIVGEDEAGTLLLLLSYPLRREQLLLGKFVGHGLILALATVAGFGAALVAILIGVDGVPTAALAGAFARFAVSSMMLGWVFLAMAYVLSCRVREKSTAAGLALAVWFFFVLVFDWLLLALLVLSEGRFSPESLPWVLLCSPTDLYRLINLSGFDAGAEVTGVLALGRELPVPVWGLWGALGLWMLMPLMLALVLFRRRV, from the coding sequence GTGACCGTGCTGTGGTTCATTGCCATGAAGGAATTGCGGGACGCCCTGCGCAACCGCTGGCTGCTGGCCATCAGTGTTCTGTTCGCCGTTCTCGCCGTGGGTATCGCTTGGTTTGGCGCCGCTGCCTCGGGCGTGGTGGGATTCACCAATGTGCCGGCCACCATGGCCAGCCTCTCCACTCTGGCTACGCTGCTGATTCCTTTGATCGCGCTGATGCTGGCTTATGACGCCATCGTCGGTGAGGACGAGGCCGGCACTTTGCTGTTGCTGTTGTCCTATCCGCTGAGGCGGGAACAGCTGCTGCTCGGCAAATTCGTCGGACATGGCCTGATTCTGGCCCTGGCCACGGTGGCCGGATTCGGCGCCGCCCTGGTGGCCATTCTGATCGGGGTGGACGGCGTGCCAACGGCGGCGCTGGCGGGCGCGTTCGCGCGTTTCGCGGTGTCGTCGATGATGCTCGGCTGGGTGTTCCTGGCCATGGCCTATGTGCTCAGTTGCCGGGTGCGGGAGAAATCCACCGCTGCCGGACTGGCCCTGGCCGTATGGTTCTTCTTTGTGCTGGTGTTCGACTGGCTGCTGCTGGCGTTGCTGGTGCTCAGCGAGGGGCGTTTCAGTCCGGAGTCTCTGCCCTGGGTGCTGCTGTGCAGCCCCACGGATCTGTATCGGCTCATCAACCTGAGCGGGTTCGACGCCGGCGCGGAGGTGACCGGTGTGCTGGCCCTGGGCCGGGAGTTGCCGGTGCCGGTCTGGGGGCTTTGGGGCGCCTTGGGGTTGTGGATGCTGATGCCGTTGATGCTGGCGCTGGTTCTTTTTCGTCGTCGTGTATGA
- a CDS encoding helix-turn-helix transcriptional regulator — MKSSSRLPFSGRQYDELLDVLYATPMDQNYWSMFLDKLVRVSRSRSARLLVLDRVAEQVQSSMKINIDDSAHQQYVDHFVNACPWRPELKQKPSGQLYSTYLDFSCRQNRFYQTEFYNDWARGLDIHHGVCGTVYQNRDHTVQLLVQRTRDHGPYHHVDTTWFNGLVPHIRRAIQLNLEAAGLRRRALAGELAAHRPFILLGPAGRVDYLCQRAEALLANENALLYRNGRLMFRHRPLQQRFLHSVNGILTSAGRDWRHAGDLLLAPRLGDQPLACLLSPLAPEVGRILFPVEGRALLHFHLPEETVHVDEEHVATLFGLTPAEAKVARAIAEGGTLADLADRQGISVQTARSQLKSVFRKTGTTRQNELAARVLKSPALSPAPPPITLP; from the coding sequence ATGAAAAGCTCAAGTCGACTTCCCTTTTCGGGACGGCAGTACGATGAACTCCTGGATGTGTTGTACGCAACCCCCATGGACCAGAACTACTGGTCCATGTTTCTGGACAAACTGGTACGCGTGAGCCGCTCTCGTTCGGCCCGTCTACTGGTATTGGACCGAGTCGCGGAACAAGTGCAATCCAGCATGAAGATCAATATCGACGACAGCGCTCACCAGCAGTACGTCGATCACTTCGTTAACGCCTGCCCCTGGCGTCCGGAGCTCAAACAGAAACCATCGGGACAGCTCTATTCCACCTATTTGGACTTCTCCTGCCGGCAAAACCGGTTCTACCAGACCGAGTTTTACAACGACTGGGCCCGGGGGCTGGATATCCACCACGGGGTTTGCGGCACCGTTTATCAGAACCGGGACCATACCGTTCAGTTGTTGGTGCAGCGCACCCGTGATCACGGTCCATACCATCACGTCGATACCACCTGGTTCAACGGGCTGGTGCCGCATATACGCCGCGCCATTCAACTGAATCTTGAAGCCGCCGGGCTTCGCCGCCGCGCCCTTGCCGGCGAGCTGGCGGCACATCGTCCTTTCATCCTGTTGGGCCCCGCCGGTCGTGTCGACTACCTCTGCCAACGGGCGGAGGCCCTATTGGCCAATGAAAATGCCCTGCTCTACCGGAACGGGCGTTTGATGTTCAGGCACCGCCCACTACAGCAACGCTTCCTGCATTCGGTCAACGGCATTCTGACCAGCGCTGGCCGTGATTGGCGGCATGCCGGGGATCTGCTACTGGCGCCTCGTCTCGGCGATCAGCCACTGGCGTGCCTGCTCAGTCCACTGGCACCGGAAGTCGGCCGGATTCTGTTCCCCGTGGAAGGACGGGCGCTGCTGCATTTCCATCTGCCCGAGGAGACTGTTCATGTGGATGAGGAGCACGTCGCCACTCTGTTTGGGCTCACACCCGCGGAGGCCAAGGTGGCCCGCGCCATAGCCGAAGGCGGAACACTGGCCGATCTCGCCGACCGCCAGGGCATTTCGGTGCAAACGGCACGCAGCCAACTGAAATCCGTGTTCCGCAAAACCGGTACGACCCGGCAAAACGAACTGGCCGCCCGCGTCCTCAAGTCTCCCGCCTTGAGCCCCGCCCCTCCGCCCATCACCCTGCCTTGA
- a CDS encoding c-type cytochrome, protein MKVIAFSLAALAAASLSPGLALAADAETLYQAKACVACHKIDGPMVGPSYQDVANKYAGQDGAAATLAKHIQEGSQGIWGAIPMPPNAVTDEEAKTLAEWILQQK, encoded by the coding sequence ATGAAAGTAATCGCCTTTTCCCTGGCCGCCCTGGCGGCCGCTTCCCTGAGTCCTGGTCTGGCCCTGGCGGCGGACGCCGAGACCCTGTATCAAGCCAAGGCCTGCGTGGCCTGCCACAAGATCGACGGCCCCATGGTCGGCCCGTCCTACCAGGATGTGGCGAACAAATACGCCGGTCAGGACGGCGCCGCCGCCACTTTGGCAAAACACATCCAGGAAGGCAGCCAGGGCATCTGGGGCGCCATTCCAATGCCACCGAACGCGGTGACCGATGAGGAAGCCAAAACCCTGGCCGAATGGATTCTGCAGCAGAAATAA
- a CDS encoding nitrous oxide reductase accessory protein NosL: MGKWGIGLGLLILMLLAGCEETSPAALEPVPFHADDECHVCGMIIADFPGPKGEAVSPRQVRRFCSVAEMLGWWSQPENQVGESRLYVHDMARGDWNRPDDDHLIDAGQAWYVIGGDLPGAMGVTVASFAEKAAAEDWAGRHGGQVYRFEELKPSLWRQPASRAGHH; this comes from the coding sequence ATGGGAAAATGGGGAATCGGGTTGGGTCTGCTGATACTGATGTTGCTGGCGGGCTGTGAGGAGACGTCGCCGGCGGCCCTGGAGCCGGTGCCGTTCCATGCCGATGACGAATGCCATGTCTGCGGCATGATCATCGCCGATTTTCCGGGTCCCAAGGGGGAAGCGGTGTCGCCAAGGCAGGTGCGCCGCTTCTGCTCGGTGGCGGAAATGCTGGGCTGGTGGAGTCAGCCGGAGAATCAGGTGGGAGAAAGCCGTCTCTATGTCCATGATATGGCGCGCGGAGACTGGAACCGGCCGGATGACGATCATCTGATCGACGCGGGTCAGGCCTGGTACGTGATTGGTGGTGACTTGCCGGGAGCGATGGGCGTCACCGTGGCGTCCTTCGCCGAAAAAGCGGCGGCCGAGGATTGGGCCGGACGACACGGCGGTCAGGTGTACCGCTTCGAGGAACTGAAACCCTCGCTATGGCGGCAGCCCGCGTCCAGGGCCGGGCATCATTGA